The genomic interval gtgatgtattgttgtctctacgcTTTTTGGCCTTTGTGCAGTTGTCTGTGCCTAACAATGTTTGTGCCATATTTGTgcagctaccatgttgtgctgctaccgtgttgttgctcttggtaggccgtcattgtaaataagaagttattcttaactgacttgcatagttaaattaaggtaaaaaatatatatacactgaacaaaaatataaacgcaacatgcaatttaaaaaaatatttttctgagttacagttcatataaggaaatcagtcaatttaaataaataaattaggccctaatttatggatttcacatgactgggaatacagatatgcatctgttggtcagataccttaaaaaaagtaggggcatGAATCACAAAACCAGTCCGTATgtgatgtgaccaccatttgcctcatgcagcatgcaCCTCTttagcatagagttgatcaggctgatgattgtggcctgtggaatgttgtcccactcctcttcaatggctgtgcgaagttgctggatattagctcgaactggaacacgctgtcatacacatctatccagagcattccaaacatgctcaaggggtgacatgtctggtgagtatgcaggccatggaagaactgggacattttcagcttccaggaattctgtacagatccttgcgacatggggctgtgcatgatcatgctgaaacatgaggtgatggcggcggatgaatggcacgacaatgggcctcaggatctcgtcatggtatctctgtacattcaaattgccatcgataaaatgcaattgtgatcattgtctgtagcttataacctgcccataccataaccccaccgccactatggggtactctgttcacaacgttgacatcaacaaaccgctcgcccacacgatgcccTGCCATCTGCCAATTACAGTTGTGACAGGGGTTCATCCTGTATGCCAGTGGCCATCCAagatgagcatttgcccactgaagttgtttacaatgccaaactgcagtcagcacgcagatgagcttccctgagactttctgacaatttgtgcagaaattatttgtttgtgcaaacccacactttcatcagctgtccaggtggctggtctcagatgatcccataggtgaagaagccggatgtggaggtcctgggctggcgtggttacacgtggtctgcggttgaggccggttggacatactgccaaatactctacaacaacattggaggcggctaattcaattctctggcaacagctttggtggacattcctgcagtcagcatgccaattgcactctcaaTACTTCAGacaactgtggcattgtgttgtgtgacaaaactgcacattttagggtgGCCTTTTATTGACCCCAGCACAAAGaacacttgtgtaatgatcatgctgtttaatcagcttcttgatatgccacacctgtcaggtggattgattatcttgggaaaggagaaatgttcaataacagggatgttaacaaatgtgtgcacatataaataagctttttgtgcgtatatataacatttctgggatcttttatttcagctcatgaaacatgggaccaacactttatacactgctcaaaaaaataaagggaacacttaaacaacacaatgtaactaacttaggaagcaacactgattgacaataaatttcacatgctattgtgcaaatggaatagacaacaggtggaaattataggcatttagcaagacacccccaataaaggagtggttcggcaggtggggaccacagaccacttctcagttcctatgtttCCTgagtgatgttttggtcacttttgaatgctggcggcgctttcactctagtggtagcatgagacggagtctacaacccacacaagtggctcaggtagtgcagctcatccaggatggcacatcaatacgagatgtggcaagaaggtttgctgtgtctgtcagcgtagtgcccagagcatggaggcgctaccaggagacaggccagtacatcaggagacgtggaggaggccgtaggaaggcaacaacccagcagcaggaccgctacctccgcctttgtgcaaggaagagcaggaggagcactgccagagccctgcaaaatgacctccagcaggccacaaatgggcatgtgtctgctcaaacggtcagaaacagactccatgagggtggtatgagggcccgacgtccacaggtggggcgttgtgcttacagcccaacatttggcatttgccagagaacaccaagattggcaaattcgccactggtgccctgtgctcttcacagatgaaagcaggttcacactgagcacatgtgacagacgtgacagtctggagacgccgtggagaacgttctgctgcctgcaacatcctccagcatgaccggtttggcggtgggtcagtcatggtgtggggtggcatttctttggggggccgcacagccctccatgtgctcgccaaagttagcctgactgccattaggtaccgagatgagatcctcagaccccttgtgagaccatatgctggtgcggttggccctgggttcctcctaatgcaagacaatgctagaactcatgtggctggagtgtgtcagcagttcctgcaagaggaaggcattgatgccatggaccgcctgttccccagacctgaatccaattgagcacatctgggacatcatgtctcgctccatccaccaacaccacgttgcaccacagactgtccaggagttggcggatgttttagtccaggtctgggaggagatccctcaggagaccatccgccacctcatcaggagcatgcccaggcgttgtagggaggtcatactgGCAcctggaggccacacacactactgagcctcattttgacttgttttaaggacatcacatcaaagttggatcagcctgtagtgtggttttccactttaattttgagtgtgactccaaatccaaacCTCCATGGGTTGTTAAATTTGATTtacattgataatttttgtgtgattttgttgtcagcacattcaactatgtaaagaaaaagtatttaataagaatatttcattcattcagatctaggatgtgttattttagtgttccctttatttttttgagcagtgtatatctccATATAGGTGTACAACTACCATTCCCAGACACACCAATATGCTTGGAATGTGACAACCAGTGGAGTGTTAACCTTCTCAGCAGGCTATCACCAGCAGTTATGTTGGTTTGTATAGGATGGTAGAGGTATCTGGCAAGATATATGTTGTTGTCTGCGGTACCAGGTGAATGTCCCCATGTTGGAGAAGACCACCCCCCTGTCGGAGGCCTGTGCCCGGGGTCACGTGGCCTGTGTgaccctgctcctccagcacgGAGCCTCACCCCAGGGATCCAGCCTCTCAGCCTCCCCCATCCACGAGGCTGCAGCCAAAGGTCAGGGGTCACATTCTTAGCTTTTATCGTCAGCttttatcaaataaaaaaaagcaCCATGAACtccatttgttgttgttgcagttatttttgttgttgttgtaataccTAGGAGCTATAGCACTTTGTTAAACCAGTCAGATTTGATATTTTTTATGATAAAGTGTAATGAAATGTATCATTCCCCAGATTTGGATACAGTAAGCAGTTTTTCAAAGCAGATCCCACACACTGCTCTTTATACCCTGAATATATCTATGTCCAGGTCACCCAGAGTGCATTGAGTCTCTGGTTCATCATGGGGCAGATGTAGATCAGCACACTGACCAATCAGGCTCGCCACTCTACATTGCCTGCACAAATCAGCATCTGAGTACCGTGAGGAAACTGCTTCAGCTTGGTATGAAAATGTATTCTCTTTAGTTTGTTATTACGCAGAAAGGatgtatagatagatagaatcTGGACTAGACATTGACCAGGGTGCTTCTATCACACGGTGCTCAAATAGGAGTTATTTACAGTTTACACTTGGCCTGCAGTATATGATACTCTCATTTGACATTTACGGTAGGCTACATACAAAATCCACATATTTACACACAATATCCACACATATATGCTCTCTGTCAGGTGCTAGTGTGAACAGGAGTAAGGATGGGGACTCTCCTCTGCACGCGGCAGCCCGTCTGTCCAACCCTGAGCTGGTGTCTGTTCTCCTGGAGCACGGGGCTGACTGCAACTGCAGAGACACACAGGGCAAGCAGCCCCTGGACCTGGCCCCTCCCAACAGCCCCGTTGAAAAACTACTGGGCCACAGAGGAGGTAGCTAGACCCGTAAGATTTTGGACAGAAGATTCGGTGGTGCTTTGAACTGCTGTTGTATACATCGAGTTTAAATCCATCATGGATGTGTTTGTGAAAGGATTCTTGGTTCTTGCATGATTTATTGATAGATTTGCATAGTACTTACATTGTGCTTGTGTTATTAACAATATCAAACCCTGAGAACATCTTTATGTTATCTAAATGATGGCTGTTTCTCCTCTGATGGCTGACCAGGAGTGTCTCGTCTGATGCAGCAGTGCCGGCTGTCCATCAGGAACGTTTTGGGAAAGACCAGACTTAGTTCAATCCATGGTCTTCAGATCCCCACAGAACTGAAGCAATACCTTCTGTACCAATCAGATCGAAAGGGTATATTCATTAAATGAGCATATTTTTTATGTTCTATCTCAATGCATTTCTACTTTCGGTCAATAGGTGGCACCTTAGCACCAGCATCTGTGGAGAGAGGACGTTAACACTTATTGTGAATGTTGATTAGTGGGATGGTTTGTGCCACATTATCAGATTTGTACACATGAAAgatgagagaaagaagagagaactaGATTTTCTGCATTCAGAAATAAATTAATGAATATGTACTGTTACTTGAA from Oncorhynchus kisutch isolate 150728-3 linkage group LG26, Okis_V2, whole genome shotgun sequence carries:
- the LOC109871360 gene encoding ankyrin repeat and SOCS box protein 9, producing the protein MRKATGHSSDNQRNNATQTGSVVFLSNPLMSDMESDWSPIHDAAYNGRVLTLRNLIAQGTCVNLATQDRVSPLHGACLQGHTDCARLLLENGANVNVPMLEKTTPLSEACARGHVACVTLLLQHGASPQGSSLSASPIHEAAAKGHPECIESLVHHGADVDQHTDQSGSPLYIACTNQHLSTVRKLLQLGASVNRSKDGDSPLHAAARLSNPELVSVLLEHGADCNCRDTQGKQPLDLAPPNSPVEKLLGHRGGVSRLMQQCRLSIRNVLGKTRLSSIHGLQIPTELKQYLLYQSDRKGIFIK